A stretch of the Haloarcula ordinaria genome encodes the following:
- the pheA gene encoding prephenate dehydratase: MTTITLGPAGTYSHRAAQAVDDGDIEFAESMTAIVEAVAEGEADRGVVPVENSIEGSVTESLDAFAEYDVAVVKEIITPIRHALLAQGESFDLVASHAQALAQCRGWLDEHYPDIDVEAVASTARGVERARDDPTVAAIGHPANASNGAELELLAEDIQDKSSNATRFLAVAPVSERSDAGGKTSFIVYPNADYPGLLLELLNPFADRDINLTRVESRPSGERLGDYVFHIDIAAGLYEERTQAALEDIEVIAEKGWVRRLGSYDSQTVLN; encoded by the coding sequence ATGACCACGATCACGCTGGGGCCCGCGGGGACCTACTCTCACCGGGCCGCACAGGCGGTCGACGACGGCGACATCGAGTTCGCCGAGTCGATGACCGCCATCGTCGAGGCCGTCGCCGAGGGGGAGGCCGACCGGGGCGTCGTCCCCGTCGAGAACAGCATCGAGGGCTCCGTGACGGAATCGCTGGACGCCTTCGCCGAGTACGACGTCGCCGTCGTCAAGGAGATTATCACGCCCATCCGCCACGCGCTCCTGGCCCAGGGCGAGTCGTTCGACCTGGTCGCCAGTCACGCCCAGGCGCTGGCCCAGTGTCGCGGGTGGCTCGACGAACACTACCCCGACATCGACGTCGAGGCGGTCGCTTCCACCGCCCGGGGCGTCGAGCGTGCCCGTGATGACCCGACGGTGGCGGCCATCGGGCACCCGGCCAACGCCTCGAACGGGGCCGAGCTCGAACTGCTGGCCGAGGACATCCAGGACAAGTCCTCGAACGCGACGCGCTTCCTGGCCGTCGCGCCCGTCAGCGAGCGTTCGGACGCCGGCGGCAAGACCTCCTTCATCGTCTACCCGAACGCCGACTACCCCGGCCTGCTGCTGGAACTGCTCAACCCCTTTGCGGACCGCGACATCAACCTCACGCGGGTCGAATCCCGGCCCAGCGGCGAGCGTCTCGGCGACTACGTCTTCCACATCGACATCGCGGCCGGCCTCTACGAGGAGCGGACGCAGGCCGCCCTCGAGGACATCGAGGTCATCGCCGAGAAGGGGTGGGTCCGTCGCCTGGGCTCCTACGATTCGCAGACGGTGCTGAACTGA
- a CDS encoding Hsp20/alpha crystallin family protein, with the protein MSDRDPFGELERAFDLFNDQFGTGVASVPTDVVDEGETFVVHADLPGFDTDDIEVQLVEDRKLTVTATASEERETHDGTYVQRERHRQSASRTVVLPEPVDESETSAAYEEGVLTVRLPKAALSDDDGTEIPVN; encoded by the coding sequence ATGAGCGACAGAGACCCGTTCGGCGAGCTGGAGCGAGCGTTCGACCTGTTCAACGACCAGTTCGGGACCGGCGTGGCGAGCGTCCCCACGGACGTCGTCGACGAGGGCGAGACGTTCGTCGTCCACGCCGACCTCCCGGGCTTCGACACGGACGACATCGAAGTCCAGCTCGTCGAGGACCGCAAACTCACCGTCACGGCGACGGCGAGCGAGGAGCGCGAGACACACGACGGCACGTACGTCCAGCGCGAGCGCCACCGGCAGTCGGCCAGTCGGACCGTCGTCCTCCCCGAGCCCGTCGACGAGAGCGAGACCAGCGCCGCCTACGAGGAGGGCGTCCTCACCGTCCGGCTGCCGAAGGCGGCGCTTTCCGACGACGACGGGACGGAGATCCCGGTGAACTGA
- a CDS encoding peroxiredoxin — MVLEPGTSVPTLRATNQWGETVEPAFQAPTVVYFYPEDDTSGCTIEATQFNEYAKEQESAGVTVYGVSTDTVESHCDFAEEHGLAFDLLADPDGKLAEAFDVDLVDGRASRTTFVVADGQVVAVYEGVRPDGHAAEVVRDLREVGLLPTSEQ, encoded by the coding sequence ATGGTGCTCGAACCCGGCACGTCGGTCCCGACGCTGCGCGCGACGAACCAGTGGGGCGAGACGGTCGAACCGGCGTTCCAGGCGCCCACGGTCGTCTACTTCTACCCGGAGGACGACACGTCCGGCTGCACTATCGAGGCAACGCAGTTCAACGAGTACGCCAAAGAGCAGGAGTCAGCGGGCGTCACGGTGTACGGCGTCTCGACCGACACCGTCGAGTCGCACTGTGACTTCGCCGAGGAGCACGGCCTCGCCTTCGACCTGCTGGCGGACCCCGACGGGAAGCTCGCCGAGGCGTTCGACGTCGACCTGGTCGACGGCCGGGCGAGCCGGACGACGTTCGTCGTCGCCGACGGGCAGGTCGTCGCCGTCTACGAGGGCGTGCGGCCAGACGGCCACGCGGCCGAGGTCGTTCGGGACCTCAGAGAGGTCGGCTTGCTGCCGACGAGCGAGCAGTAA
- the leuS gene encoding leucine--tRNA ligase codes for MTTTGEERERGFDHSEVEPAWQAAWEEADVFRIADDAEDPEYVLAMFPYTSGSLHMGHVRNYTITDAFARFERMRGEHVLHPMGWDSFGLPAENAAEERDTNPREWTMQCIDSMKDQFAEMGFGYDWEREVTTCEPEYYRWNQWLFTQFREAGLVERQASELNWCPSCETVLADEQVEGEDELCWRCDTPIEHREMDQWFLTITDYAEELLEALDDLEGWPNNVREMQRNWIGKQEGASVAFEVGDYGDVDIFTTRLDTIYGATFFSLAPGHPVAQEIAEDNDEVADYIHMAEHADEDDLDVTSGVFTGEYAVNPATGEEIPVYVADYVLTDVGTGALYAVPAHDERDHEFAEHHDIDIVQAVEPTEDAEADPEDVDVQAAAYPEDGLLVNSGEFDGLHSEEARDRFVEAFDGEHRTEYNLRDWGISRQRYWGTPIPMVHCEDCGYVPVPDEDLPVELPEFIHTTGNPLDAAEEWKQTECPDCGKPAERETDTMDTFVDSSWYFLRYTSPDLDDAPFDAERATDWMPVDQYVGGIEHAVMHLLYARFFTKVLDDIDLLDGIREPFSNLTNQGMVLGEDGHKMSKSRGNGVSPQRIVDEYGADTARLFIMEAAQPEKELAWSAEEVQAAHGFLQNVYTLAEAFAEGEIETSDDASGDIADYVTREIDATAARATTEYEQFRFNHAMQALRELVSLLRRYQDATTPDADTLERGIRAAAKLLAPVAPHVAEEVWDVLGNDGLLAEADWPAGEVPDDYDVGRRLVENTREDVRDIVDTVGIEDPQRITLAVAPAWKHRVVDLAKAADGNVVGTVMQDEDLRQHGEAAADFAKDIAGRAQSLDDHLDPAGELEALRRAVWLIEREFGADVVVQSADEATDDLVQKAAPGRPAIDIDA; via the coding sequence ATGACCACGACTGGCGAGGAGCGCGAGCGTGGGTTCGACCACTCGGAGGTCGAACCTGCCTGGCAGGCCGCCTGGGAGGAGGCCGACGTGTTCCGCATCGCAGACGACGCCGAGGACCCCGAGTACGTGCTGGCGATGTTCCCGTACACCTCGGGGTCGCTGCACATGGGCCACGTTCGGAACTACACCATCACGGACGCATTCGCCCGCTTCGAGCGGATGCGCGGCGAGCACGTCCTGCACCCGATGGGGTGGGACTCCTTCGGCCTGCCGGCCGAGAACGCCGCCGAGGAGCGGGACACCAATCCCCGCGAGTGGACGATGCAGTGCATCGACTCGATGAAAGACCAGTTCGCCGAGATGGGCTTTGGCTACGACTGGGAGCGCGAAGTCACCACCTGCGAACCCGAGTACTACCGCTGGAACCAGTGGCTGTTCACGCAGTTCCGCGAGGCCGGTCTGGTCGAGCGCCAGGCGTCCGAACTGAACTGGTGTCCCTCCTGCGAGACCGTCCTCGCGGACGAGCAGGTCGAAGGCGAAGACGAGCTGTGCTGGCGGTGTGACACGCCCATCGAGCACCGCGAGATGGACCAGTGGTTCCTCACCATCACCGACTACGCCGAGGAACTGCTCGAAGCCCTGGACGACCTCGAGGGATGGCCCAACAACGTCCGGGAGATGCAGCGCAACTGGATCGGCAAGCAGGAGGGCGCGAGCGTCGCCTTCGAGGTCGGCGACTACGGCGACGTCGACATCTTCACGACTCGGCTGGACACCATCTACGGGGCCACCTTCTTCTCGCTTGCCCCGGGTCACCCCGTCGCCCAGGAAATCGCCGAGGACAACGACGAGGTCGCCGACTACATCCACATGGCCGAACACGCCGACGAGGACGACCTGGACGTCACCTCGGGCGTGTTCACCGGCGAGTACGCCGTCAACCCCGCCACCGGCGAGGAGATTCCGGTCTACGTCGCCGACTACGTCCTGACCGACGTGGGGACCGGCGCGCTCTACGCCGTGCCGGCCCACGACGAGCGCGACCACGAGTTCGCCGAGCACCACGACATCGACATCGTGCAGGCCGTCGAACCCACCGAGGACGCGGAGGCCGACCCCGAGGACGTCGACGTCCAGGCGGCCGCCTATCCCGAGGACGGCCTGCTCGTCAACAGCGGCGAGTTCGACGGCCTCCACTCGGAGGAGGCCCGCGACCGCTTCGTCGAGGCGTTCGACGGCGAACACCGAACCGAGTACAACCTGCGCGACTGGGGCATCTCCCGCCAGCGCTACTGGGGCACGCCGATCCCGATGGTCCACTGCGAGGACTGCGGGTACGTCCCGGTCCCCGACGAGGACCTGCCGGTCGAACTGCCGGAGTTCATCCACACGACCGGGAATCCCCTCGATGCGGCCGAGGAGTGGAAGCAGACCGAGTGTCCCGACTGTGGCAAGCCCGCCGAGCGCGAGACGGACACGATGGACACGTTCGTCGACTCCTCGTGGTACTTCCTGCGCTACACCTCGCCGGACCTCGATGACGCCCCGTTCGACGCCGAGCGGGCCACCGACTGGATGCCCGTCGACCAGTACGTCGGCGGCATCGAACACGCGGTGATGCACCTGCTGTACGCCCGCTTCTTCACGAAGGTGCTCGACGACATCGACCTGCTCGACGGGATCCGCGAGCCCTTCTCGAACCTCACGAACCAGGGGATGGTGCTGGGCGAGGACGGCCACAAGATGTCCAAGAGCCGCGGCAACGGCGTCTCGCCCCAGCGCATCGTCGACGAGTACGGCGCCGACACCGCCCGCCTGTTCATCATGGAGGCCGCCCAGCCGGAGAAGGAACTCGCCTGGAGCGCCGAAGAGGTCCAGGCCGCCCACGGCTTCCTCCAGAACGTCTACACGCTGGCCGAGGCGTTCGCCGAGGGCGAGATTGAAACGAGCGACGACGCCAGCGGGGACATCGCCGACTACGTGACGCGAGAAATCGACGCGACGGCCGCCCGCGCCACCACGGAGTACGAGCAGTTCCGGTTCAACCACGCGATGCAGGCGCTTCGCGAACTGGTCTCGCTGCTGCGCCGCTACCAGGACGCGACGACGCCGGACGCCGACACGCTCGAACGCGGGATTCGCGCGGCGGCGAAACTGCTCGCCCCGGTCGCCCCCCACGTCGCCGAAGAGGTGTGGGACGTGCTGGGCAACGACGGCCTACTCGCGGAGGCCGACTGGCCCGCCGGCGAGGTCCCCGACGACTACGACGTCGGCCGTCGCCTGGTCGAGAACACCCGCGAGGACGTCCGGGACATCGTCGACACCGTCGGTATCGAGGACCCCCAGCGCATCACGCTCGCCGTCGCGCCAGCGTGGAAGCATCGCGTGGTCGACCTCGCGAAGGCGGCCGACGGCAACGTCGTCGGGACCGTCATGCAAGACGAGGACCTGCGCCAGCACGGCGAGGCCGCCGCCGACTTCGCGAAGGACATCGCCGGTCGCGCCCAGTCGCTGGACGACCACCTCGACCCGGCCGGCGAACTCGAGGCGCTCCGCCGGGCCGTGTGGCTCATCGAGCGCGAGTTCGGCGCCGACGTCGTCGTCCAGTCGGCCGACGAAGCCACCGACGACCTCGTGCAGAAAGCCGCGCCGGGCCGACCGGCCATCGACATCGACGCCTGA
- a CDS encoding DUF7535 family protein, protein MAESDDASDSILPEPIRSVTPLTGPHPDAEMDVIGWGIFLGLMLLLVPLLPFIIVVWLISKLVEALTPS, encoded by the coding sequence ATGGCCGAAAGCGACGACGCGAGTGACTCGATACTGCCAGAACCGATCCGGTCGGTGACGCCGCTGACCGGTCCGCACCCCGACGCCGAGATGGACGTCATCGGCTGGGGCATCTTCCTGGGCCTGATGCTCCTCCTGGTGCCCCTGCTTCCCTTCATCATCGTCGTCTGGCTCATCTCGAAGCTCGTCGAGGCACTGACGCCGAGCTAG
- a CDS encoding ornithine cyclodeaminase family protein: MQTLLLGPDAVEAHATLPAVIEAVEAAFAADARGHTIMPAKSYIDLPEYNGDFRSMPAYVNAGDWDAAAVKWVNVHPDNPRDHDLPTVLGTLIYSDPETAFPLAVMDGTDLTRLRTGAAAAVATDHLAVADATSLGLVGTGVQSYTQLEAIATVRDIDEVVVADRSDEKQRAFVDHFADRFDVRAGSIEDAAGCDVLSTITPVESPIVEREWLGEHTHVNAIGADAAGKHEHDDQTLLAAKLVIDDYEQCTHSGEINVPWSAGVLTDDDIYGEIGAIADGTLPGRTDEDGLTLFDSTGLAIQDVAAAHVVYENASEAGDGLDFSLVGTDMATRTR, translated from the coding sequence ATGCAGACGCTGTTGCTCGGTCCCGACGCGGTCGAAGCGCACGCCACCCTGCCGGCGGTCATCGAGGCCGTCGAGGCGGCCTTCGCGGCCGATGCGCGTGGGCACACCATCATGCCGGCCAAGTCCTACATCGACCTCCCGGAGTACAACGGCGACTTCCGGTCGATGCCCGCGTACGTCAACGCGGGCGACTGGGACGCCGCCGCGGTCAAGTGGGTCAACGTCCATCCGGACAACCCCCGCGACCACGACCTGCCGACGGTGCTGGGGACGCTCATCTACTCGGACCCGGAGACGGCGTTCCCGCTGGCGGTGATGGACGGGACGGACCTCACCCGGTTGCGGACCGGCGCGGCCGCCGCCGTCGCCACCGACCACCTCGCGGTCGCGGACGCCACCTCGCTCGGTCTCGTGGGGACCGGCGTCCAGTCGTACACCCAACTGGAGGCCATCGCCACCGTCAGGGACATCGACGAGGTAGTGGTCGCCGACCGGAGCGACGAGAAACAGCGGGCCTTCGTCGACCACTTCGCCGACCGGTTCGACGTACGCGCGGGAAGCATCGAAGACGCCGCCGGCTGTGACGTCCTCTCGACCATCACGCCCGTCGAGTCGCCCATCGTCGAGCGCGAATGGCTGGGCGAGCACACCCACGTCAACGCCATCGGGGCCGACGCGGCCGGCAAGCACGAACACGACGACCAGACGCTGCTCGCCGCCAAACTGGTCATCGACGACTACGAGCAGTGTACCCACTCCGGTGAGATAAACGTCCCCTGGAGCGCGGGCGTCCTCACGGACGACGACATCTACGGCGAGATCGGTGCTATCGCCGACGGTACCCTCCCGGGGCGAACCGACGAGGACGGCCTCACCCTCTTCGACTCGACGGGCCTGGCTATCCAGGACGTGGCGGCCGCGCACGTCGTCTACGAGAACGCCAGTGAGGCGGGCGACGGGCTCGATTTCTCCCTCGTAGGAACCGATATGGCCACTCGCACCCGTTGA
- a CDS encoding HalOD1 output domain-containing protein encodes MSERVVQAVADHRGVDPRELDESLYSVINPEALDALFSRPPEESGVQMLRFRYLGHRVIVEADCTITVTD; translated from the coding sequence ATGAGCGAGCGGGTGGTTCAGGCGGTCGCGGACCACAGGGGCGTCGACCCACGGGAGTTAGACGAGTCGCTGTACTCCGTCATCAACCCCGAAGCCCTCGATGCGCTCTTTTCGCGCCCGCCGGAGGAGTCCGGCGTGCAGATGCTTCGTTTCCGGTATCTCGGACACCGTGTCATCGTCGAGGCGGACTGTACCATCACCGTAACAGACTGA
- the thsB gene encoding thermosome subunit beta translates to MSQRQMQGQPMIILGEDAQRMKDKSAQEHNISAARAVAESVRSTLGPKGMDKMLVSSMGDVTVTNDGVTILTEMDIDNPTASMIVEVAETQEDEAGDGTTSAVAIAGELLKNAEDLLEQDIHPSAIISGFDMAAAEAKSALAEIATDVDRDDEELLKKVAETSMTGKGAEVNKDLLAQLIVDAVRAVTVEAEDGSVVADLEYLDIETQTGRSAGNSELLKGAVVDKDAVHEEMPTDVEDAKVLLMDTAIELEDTEVDAQLSVDSPDQLQTFLDQEEKQLRDLVDKVEATGANVLFCQKGIDDMAQHYLAQKGILAIERGKKSDIEFLKEVLGASVVSDLDSASEADLGHGTVSRDEKQKLFYIEGTGADSHGVTLLLRGSTEHVVDELERGVEDALDVVSATVANGKVLGGGGAPEVEVAARLRDFADSVEGREQLAVEAFADALEIIPRTLAENAGLNSIDTLVDLRSAHERGEVSAGLNVFSGDVENTLEAGVVEPEHAKRQAISSAAEAANLVLKIDDIIAAGDLSTEGDGDEGGAPGGMGGGMGGMGGGMGGMM, encoded by the coding sequence ATGAGTCAGCGCCAGATGCAGGGCCAGCCGATGATCATCCTGGGCGAAGACGCCCAGCGGATGAAGGACAAGTCTGCACAGGAACACAACATCTCGGCCGCCCGCGCGGTCGCCGAGTCGGTCCGCTCGACGCTCGGACCGAAGGGCATGGACAAGATGCTCGTCTCCTCGATGGGCGACGTAACCGTCACGAACGACGGCGTCACCATCCTCACGGAGATGGACATCGACAACCCGACGGCCTCGATGATCGTCGAGGTCGCCGAGACACAGGAGGACGAGGCCGGTGACGGGACGACATCGGCCGTCGCCATCGCGGGCGAGCTCCTGAAGAACGCCGAGGACCTCCTCGAACAGGACATCCACCCATCGGCCATCATCAGTGGCTTCGACATGGCCGCCGCCGAGGCCAAGTCCGCCCTCGCGGAGATCGCCACCGACGTCGACCGCGACGACGAGGAACTGCTGAAGAAAGTCGCCGAGACGTCGATGACCGGCAAGGGTGCCGAGGTCAACAAGGACCTGCTCGCCCAGCTCATCGTCGACGCGGTCCGGGCCGTCACCGTCGAAGCCGAGGACGGCAGCGTCGTCGCCGACCTCGAATACCTCGACATCGAGACCCAGACCGGTCGCTCGGCCGGCAACTCCGAACTCCTGAAGGGCGCCGTCGTCGACAAGGACGCCGTCCACGAGGAGATGCCGACCGACGTCGAGGACGCGAAGGTCCTCCTGATGGACACCGCCATCGAGCTCGAGGACACCGAGGTCGACGCCCAGCTCTCCGTCGACAGCCCCGACCAGCTCCAGACCTTCCTCGACCAGGAGGAAAAGCAGCTGCGCGACCTCGTCGACAAGGTCGAGGCCACCGGCGCCAACGTCCTGTTCTGCCAGAAGGGCATCGACGACATGGCCCAGCACTACCTGGCCCAGAAGGGTATCCTGGCCATCGAGCGCGGGAAGAAATCCGACATCGAGTTCCTCAAAGAGGTGCTCGGCGCCAGCGTCGTCTCGGACCTCGACTCCGCCAGCGAGGCCGACCTCGGCCACGGCACGGTCTCCCGGGACGAGAAGCAGAAGCTCTTCTACATCGAGGGCACCGGTGCGGACTCCCACGGCGTCACGCTCCTGCTGCGCGGGTCGACCGAGCACGTCGTCGACGAACTCGAACGCGGCGTCGAGGACGCGCTGGACGTCGTCTCCGCGACCGTCGCCAACGGGAAGGTTCTGGGCGGCGGCGGTGCGCCCGAAGTCGAGGTCGCCGCGCGACTGCGCGACTTCGCCGACTCCGTCGAGGGCCGCGAGCAGCTCGCCGTCGAGGCCTTCGCCGACGCACTCGAAATCATCCCCCGCACGCTCGCCGAGAACGCGGGCCTCAACAGCATCGACACGCTCGTCGACCTCCGCTCGGCCCACGAGCGCGGCGAGGTCAGCGCCGGTCTGAACGTCTTCTCCGGCGATGTCGAGAACACGCTCGAGGCTGGCGTCGTCGAGCCCGAGCACGCCAAGCGCCAGGCCATCTCCTCGGCTGCCGAGGCCGCGAACCTCGTGCTCAAGATCGACGACATCATCGCTGCCGGTGACCTCTCGACCGAGGGTGACGGCGACGAGGGCGGCGCGCCCGGCGGTATGGGCGGCGGCATGGGCGGCATGGGCGGCGGCATGGGCGGCATGATGTAA
- a CDS encoding DUF7383 domain-containing protein encodes MPHRANYARCTFQQHLGPTVDSLDVPWAEFTGDETDVRTFEVPTADPRDPYVEMQVFDVGDYGHEILVNGASLSGFDIATADRWQYWMDTLEADHLREGENTLQFRRNAAGDDAFVVGTAIVHWREPVA; translated from the coding sequence ATGCCCCATCGCGCGAACTACGCACGCTGTACGTTCCAGCAACACCTCGGCCCGACGGTCGACTCACTCGACGTCCCCTGGGCCGAGTTCACCGGCGACGAGACGGACGTCCGGACCTTCGAGGTGCCGACGGCCGACCCCCGTGACCCCTACGTCGAGATGCAGGTGTTCGACGTCGGCGACTACGGGCACGAAATCCTCGTCAACGGGGCCTCGCTCTCTGGGTTCGACATCGCGACGGCCGACCGGTGGCAGTACTGGATGGACACGCTCGAGGCCGACCACCTCAGGGAGGGCGAGAACACCCTCCAGTTCCGCCGGAACGCCGCGGGCGACGACGCGTTCGTCGTGGGGACCGCCATCGTCCACTGGCGCGAACCGGTCGCGTAG
- a CDS encoding DUF460 domain-containing protein → MNRTAALDAVVFGVDIQSGDVRGDAPSYALVVFDGESIERDVVSRRRLRRQIESDEPAIVATDNMYELAADKDQLIHFLGSLPDETKLVQVTGDERPEPLSRVAKRHGVPYGKNPMEEAEAAAHLAAASVGQEVSAFTDTTEVKVARGRSTGKGGWSEDRYTRRIHGSVKKRAREVESELDAAGLEYERDVTEKYGGFSNAIFRVEARPQDIPVSTERSGDVRIEIERMRRDGIEFRPLAKRRDHVVVGVDPGTTTAVAVVSLDGSVLDVYSSRTNDTADVTEWIIEHGRPVVVAADVTPMPETVEKLRRSFSAAGWEPERDLPVDEKKHRTREAAYDNDHERDAMAAALYAFDAHESQFERVAEKVPPRHEVGRVVARVVAGEESVESVLRDLDGDEAEESETTAHEPRELSPEEKRIKRLEARTERLESKVEELKTTIKRKDDQLAEKDKQLEKARSEGRREVRKDREVTRLQRRNEALERDVETEREKREALADKLERLKSLWKLDHSNFADVSEQQEGLVPVKVVDQFTRDAIDDADERFGLVRDDIVLLRDASGAGRSTAQRLADIDPRVVLRNGNLSDAADEVLFENEVPVAPADLVTVQEVDELAIAREHEVEDAVADWERRAEERKKERKTEMVDQIISEHRADRPASGEN, encoded by the coding sequence GTGAACCGCACGGCAGCGCTCGACGCCGTCGTCTTCGGGGTGGACATCCAGAGCGGTGACGTCCGCGGGGACGCGCCGTCCTACGCGCTGGTGGTGTTCGACGGCGAGAGCATCGAGCGGGACGTCGTCTCGCGACGGCGACTGCGACGGCAGATCGAGAGCGACGAACCGGCCATCGTCGCGACGGACAACATGTACGAGCTGGCCGCCGACAAGGACCAGCTGATACACTTCCTGGGCTCGCTCCCGGACGAGACGAAGCTGGTCCAGGTGACCGGCGACGAGCGACCCGAACCGCTCTCGCGGGTCGCGAAGCGCCACGGCGTCCCCTACGGCAAGAACCCGATGGAGGAGGCCGAAGCCGCCGCCCACCTCGCCGCCGCAAGCGTCGGCCAGGAGGTGTCGGCCTTCACCGACACCACCGAGGTGAAGGTCGCTCGCGGCCGCTCGACCGGCAAGGGCGGCTGGTCCGAGGACCGCTACACCCGGCGCATCCACGGGTCGGTGAAGAAGCGCGCCCGCGAGGTCGAATCGGAACTCGACGCCGCCGGCCTGGAGTACGAGCGCGACGTGACCGAGAAGTACGGCGGCTTCTCGAACGCGATCTTCCGCGTGGAAGCGCGCCCCCAGGATATCCCGGTATCGACCGAGCGCTCGGGCGACGTCCGCATCGAAATCGAACGGATGCGCCGCGACGGCATCGAGTTCCGCCCGCTCGCGAAGCGTCGCGACCACGTCGTCGTCGGCGTCGACCCCGGTACTACCACCGCCGTCGCCGTCGTCAGCCTGGACGGCAGCGTGCTCGACGTCTACTCCTCGCGGACCAACGACACCGCCGACGTCACCGAGTGGATAATCGAACACGGCCGGCCGGTCGTCGTCGCCGCGGACGTGACGCCGATGCCAGAGACCGTCGAGAAACTCCGGCGGTCGTTCAGCGCCGCCGGGTGGGAGCCCGAACGGGACCTGCCGGTCGACGAGAAGAAACACCGGACCCGCGAGGCGGCCTACGACAACGACCACGAGCGGGACGCGATGGCCGCCGCCCTCTACGCCTTCGACGCCCACGAGAGCCAGTTCGAACGCGTCGCCGAGAAGGTCCCGCCCCGTCACGAGGTCGGTCGGGTCGTCGCCCGCGTCGTCGCCGGCGAGGAATCCGTCGAGAGCGTCCTCCGCGACCTGGACGGCGACGAGGCGGAGGAGTCAGAGACGACGGCCCACGAGCCGCGGGAGCTGTCCCCCGAGGAGAAGCGCATCAAGCGCCTGGAGGCCCGGACCGAACGCCTCGAGTCGAAGGTCGAGGAGCTCAAGACGACCATCAAGCGGAAGGACGACCAGCTCGCCGAGAAGGACAAGCAACTGGAGAAGGCCCGCAGCGAGGGCCGCCGGGAGGTGCGGAAAGACCGCGAGGTCACCCGGCTCCAGCGGCGCAACGAGGCGCTCGAACGCGACGTCGAGACCGAGCGGGAGAAACGCGAGGCGCTCGCGGACAAACTGGAGCGGCTGAAATCGCTCTGGAAGCTCGACCACTCGAACTTCGCCGACGTCTCGGAGCAACAGGAGGGGCTGGTCCCGGTGAAGGTCGTCGACCAGTTCACGCGTGACGCCATCGACGACGCCGACGAGCGATTCGGGCTCGTCAGGGACGACATCGTCCTGCTCCGCGACGCCTCGGGCGCGGGGCGTTCGACCGCCCAGCGCCTGGCCGACATCGACCCCCGCGTCGTCCTGCGCAACGGGAACCTCTCGGACGCGGCCGACGAGGTGCTGTTCGAGAACGAGGTGCCCGTCGCGCCCGCCGACCTGGTCACCGTCCAGGAGGTCGACGAACTGGCCATCGCCCGCGAACACGAAGTCGAGGACGCCGTCGCCGACTGGGAGCGCCGCGCCGAGGAGCGCAAGAAGGAGCGGAAGACCGAGATGGTCGACCAGATAATCAGCGAACACCGGGCCGACCGGCCGGCGAGCGGCGAGAACTGA
- a CDS encoding DUF7470 family protein, which produces MLDKLGTVGLAGVVVLLGGISLVAWQNLILAAGLALVVGGVGLIVYGLVTSLLGAFGLGGMGGGGMGGGGMGGGGMGGM; this is translated from the coding sequence ATGCTCGACAAACTCGGCACCGTGGGTCTCGCTGGCGTCGTCGTGCTGCTCGGCGGTATCAGTCTCGTCGCCTGGCAGAACCTCATCCTCGCCGCCGGCCTGGCGCTGGTCGTCGGCGGCGTCGGTCTCATCGTCTACGGCCTGGTCACGAGCCTCCTCGGGGCGTTCGGCCTCGGCGGGATGGGCGGTGGCGGCATGGGCGGCGGTGGTATGGGTGGCGGCGGTATGGGCGGGATGTAA
- a CDS encoding SCP2 sterol-binding domain-containing protein, translating to MTYTLPTDAEEWVAAWRERINDREQFAAAAEGFDAAFRFEIRDDGRDDGDLLAFHVDIEDGTCTAASLAEADGGYDFVLRGPFDAWSAMLSGTLDVSEAVMDGTFDIEGNTMTLLRRQDAVAEMVAAAQNVDTEFAR from the coding sequence ATGACGTACACGTTGCCGACCGACGCCGAGGAGTGGGTCGCCGCCTGGCGCGAGCGAATCAACGACCGCGAGCAGTTCGCCGCGGCCGCGGAGGGGTTCGATGCCGCCTTCCGCTTCGAGATTCGCGACGACGGGCGCGACGACGGTGACTTGCTCGCCTTCCACGTCGACATCGAGGACGGGACGTGCACGGCCGCGAGCCTGGCCGAGGCCGACGGCGGCTACGACTTCGTGCTCCGGGGCCCCTTCGACGCCTGGTCGGCGATGCTCAGCGGCACCCTCGACGTCTCGGAGGCCGTGATGGACGGGACCTTCGACATCGAGGGCAACACGATGACGCTGCTGCGCCGGCAGGACGCCGTCGCGGAGATGGTCGCGGCCGCGCAGAACGTCGACACCGAGTTCGCCCGCTGA